Within the Anaerolineae bacterium genome, the region CGGGGTCACCCTCGAACAGCCCATCCACATCTACGTCTACGCCAATCGAAACGATATGCGACTGGCCCTACCCTCGCGCAGTGAGCGCTATGACGAGATGACGGTGACATTGGGGATGGTGGTCGCCGATGACACGCTCTTGCTCCTGGGCAGTGAACCGGACCTGGAACAGACCCTGGCTCATGAGCTGAGCCATATCGTGGTCGGCCTGGCGACGAAAAACCCGTTCGGCGACCTGCCGCGCTGGCTGGACGAGGGGCTGGCCATGTACGCCGAGGGGGAACTGCCGGCGCGCAACCGCCGCGCCCTTGACCAGGCCATCAGACAGGATGACCTCATCTCCGTCCGCTCCCTGTCCGGCTACAGCGGCGACCCCGCCAAGGTGGACCTGTTTTACGCCGAGTCATACAGCCTGGTGAAGTTCCTGCTGGATACCTATGGGCGCGAGAAGCTGGTCGCGCTCCTGCAGGAGTTCAAGCAAGGAGCCTATCAGGAGGATGCCCTGCAGAAGGTGTACGGCTTCGGGCTGGACGAGCTGGACCGTCAGTGGCGGGAGAGCCTGGGGCTGGGGCCGCGGCAACTGCCGGCCACCGGCACCCCGTCCCCCTCGGAAGGGACTGCCGGCACGCCGGCTCCCTCCACGCCGGCTCCGGCGCCCTCTCCCGGGGTCTGCGGATTAAGTATCCTGCCGGGCGTTGGTCTGCTGGGGATATACCTCGCCGTGCGCCGGCGCGCCCGCACACCCTCGTAACGCAGGAGGTAGGGCCGGCCGGGGCGAGGTGCGTACCACACTTCCGCCATAGTTGACAATATCGTCCCCTGGTATACAATATGCATACCGCACAGGAGGGACGAGATGATTGGACCGCAGGACCCGGAAGAAACGTATCCGACCGACCGCAATGTGGGGCTCCGTATCGGGGAGCGCATCCGTGCCCGGCGCAAGGAGATGGGCCTGAGCCTGCGCGACCTGGCCAAGATGACCGATCTGAGCCCTACTTTCATCAATAACTTGGAGCGCGGCATCGGCAACCCGACCCTGGCCTCCATTCGGCGCATCGCCAACGCCCTCAAGCTCCCCATTTATCAGCTCATGGGGGAACCGCCCAATCACACGCCCATCGTGCGCTATCACCGGCGGGCGCGCATGACCTTCCCGCCAGGCAACGTCACCTATGAGATCGTCACGCCGCAATTGACGCGCGACCTGGTGGTGTTCGAGGTCAAGGCACGGGCTGACGCCGACAATATGGTCCAACAGCCGCTGGCAGAACCCTCCGAAGAGTGCATCCTGGTGCTGGCCGGCCGCATTGAGGTCACCATCGCCGGCGAGCGCTACGAGCTGGCCGCCGGCGACAGCATCTACTTCGAGAACCGCTTCCTGGAGAGCGTGCGCGCCCTGGGGGATGAGGAGGCGCGCTACCTGTCCATCATCAGCCGGCCCAAACGCTGAATCCATAAAGGTGACCGCCATCATAACTGCGCCGGCGCATCCATCTGCGCCTCCATCTCCCGCGCCCTGTCCCCCCGCCGCGGCCGCGCGCCCCGCCGGAAAGGGCTGTCAGTTGGCGATCGAACCCGTGCCCCTCACTCCATATACGGCGCCTCGTTGATCAGCCAGTCCAGCATCGCCGGCTCCTCGGGGATATCCTCCATCAGCGCGATGATCTCCTGATTGTGCTCCGCCAGCCGGCCCTGCCCATCGAACACCGCCGTCACCAGCCCCAGATACCGGCCGGCATGCCCGGGCGACGGCACATCCGCATGCACCAGGAACGCCTCCCCCACCATCTCGCCGTTGGGCAGAGGCTCGACCCCGCCGCTCACGGCAATATCAATGCCCTGCACCGCCTGAAGGAGCTGGCGCGTCTGGCTGGCCGGCGTGTGCGTCAGCAGGATGA harbors:
- a CDS encoding helix-turn-helix transcriptional regulator, translating into MIGPQDPEETYPTDRNVGLRIGERIRARRKEMGLSLRDLAKMTDLSPTFINNLERGIGNPTLASIRRIANALKLPIYQLMGEPPNHTPIVRYHRRARMTFPPGNVTYEIVTPQLTRDLVVFEVKARADADNMVQQPLAEPSEECILVLAGRIEVTIAGERYELAAGDSIYFENRFLESVRALGDEEARYLSIISRPKR